The following proteins are co-located in the Diorhabda carinulata isolate Delta chromosome 4, icDioCari1.1, whole genome shotgun sequence genome:
- the LOC130893185 gene encoding probable phosphorylase b kinase regulatory subunit alpha isoform X2 yields the protein MRSRSNSGVRLDYYQRLVHKVIMEHQNPVTGLFPASLENNHAWIRDNVYCILSVWGLSMAYKKIADQDEDRAKTYELEQSCVKLMRGLLMCMMQQKDKVERFKQTQNPLDSLHAKYSSVTGQIVVGDNEWGHLQIDSISLYLLLLAQMTASGLQIIFNLDEVAFIQNLVFYIECAYCTPDYGIWERGDKTNHGLPELNASSIGMAKAALEAMNELDLFGARGGPYSVIHVLADEAQKCQAVLQSMLPRESSSKEIDSGLLSVISFPAFAIDDPSLISHSRQSIIEKLQGRYGFRRFLRDGYRTPKEDPSRLYYEPWELRMFENIECEWPLFFCYMILDNLFRGNKENAESYTKQLEEIMIRTDDGLKLVPELYSVPSEFVNAEYKNPGSQQRIPLGLCPFRWAQSLYIVGKLLQEGFLAPGELDPLNRRLGSEKKPDVVVQVVILAEDFEIKEKLAEHDIKVQTIAEVAPIEVQPARVLSHLYTYLGRNKKLGLSGRKSRDVGILSTSKLYSLGDKIFAFTPQFLDISQNYIATDYELMIDVCKSEINFLKSSWQNVLGRPLTIMVSRSIDLEDGKLPLAMITTMKKLKSGYINGTRVTLGNLKDFLSTSCITNLSFLGCHEDGLPDKLNPQVQQYMEEHSVRSLSHRYSLLPVARVGPKNKHLMRKMSVRGAVKKTRSINVDSETLGMEGNVSLDRRSSLYFPQISIDVADYSKEDMKRTPSPEKNPKLMKTESRTPVVSITRHRHQSETQYADTEVEELFAMLRESDSLDEQGDILQYLVDTKGLDYNTGMLEYGRVVTVKDLLKGLYEKACHQKMWGLVRHTAGMLGKRVEDLAKAVTDLLVRQKQITVGMPPNNEHTITAPLPENDLRLLIHEAYGEDDSTAMLTQELLSYLAMFIRTEPQLFLEMLRLRVGLIIQVMATELSRTLICDGDEASEHLLNLSPFEMKNLLHHIISGKEFAISSVGRGNFSIVTNKSSRISKKSHISLGNEIDDNNIEPDRQGQWLRRRRLDGALNRVPTDFYSRVWSVLEKCQGLDIAGKVLPQTLTQEMTSGELKFALAVETVLNTIPQPEYRQLIVEATMVLTLVSEYSIVPSLGGIIQVEYLVHIANELFLDDQMKCEGDATLCCAKPKELRELSQSGGLLCGGAAYICQHFYDSAPSGCYGTMTYMTRAVAVTLEGLPKQGDLDCTIS from the exons atgagGAGTCGGAGTAATTCGGGAGTCCGTTTGGACTATTATCAACGTCTCGTACATAAAGTTATTATGGAGCATCAAAACCCGGTTACGGGATTATTTCCAGCAAGTTTAGAAAATAATCACGCTTGGATTCGAGACAACGTTTACTGTATACTTTCGGTTTGGGGTCTATCGATGgcgtataaaaaaattgccgATCAAGATGAAGATAGAGCAAAAACCTATGAATTGGAGCAGTCTTGTGTAAAGTTAATGAGAGGTTTATTGATGTGTATGATGCAGCAGAAGGATAAAGTTGAGAGATTTAAACAAACACAAAATCCTTTAGATTCCCTACATGCCAAATATTCATCTGTTACTGGACAAATAGTTGTAG GTGATAATGAATGGGGTCATTTACAAATAGATTCAATTTCCCTCTATCTTCTACTCCTTGCGCAAATGACAGCATCTggtttacaaataatatttaatctaGATGAAGTagcttttatacaaaatttagttttttacaTTGAATGTGCTTATTGTACTCCCGATTATGGCATTTGGGAACGAGGTGATAAGACTAACCATGGCTTACCAGAATTAAATGCCAGCTCAATTGGTATGGCAAAAGCTGCCTTAGAAGCAATGAATGAACTTGATTTATTTGGAGCAAGGGGGGGTCCTTACAGTGTCATTCATGTTTTAGCAGATGAGGCACAAAAATGTCAAGCTGTGTTACAG TCAATGTTACCAAGAGAATCCAGTTCAAAAGAAATTGATAGTGGTTTACTTTCAGTAATTAGCTTTCCAGCTTTTGCTATAGATGATCCCTCATTAATTTCCCATAGTAGACAatctattattgaaaaacttCAAGGACGGTACGGCTTTAGAAGATTTTTAAGAGATGGTTACAGAACTCCCAAAGaa GATCCAAGCAGATTATATTACGAACCATGGGAACTGagaatgtttgaaaatattgaatgtgAATGGCcgctatttttttgttacatgatattagataatttatttagaGGAAACAAAGAAAATGCTGAAAGTTACACAAAACAATTGGAAGag attatGATTCGTACTGATGATGGATTGAAATTAGTCCCAGAACTTTACTCGGTGCCTTCAGAATTTGTGAATGCTGAATATAAAAATCCTGGAAGTCAACAACGGATTCCTTTGGGTCTTTGTCCATTTCGTTGGGCGCAGAGTCTGtatattgttggaaaattattACAGGAG GGTTTTTTGGCTCCCGGTGAACTAGATCCCCTTAATAGACGATTAGGTTCAGAAAAAAAACCGGATGTAGTGGTACAAGTGGTAATTTTAGCAGAAGATTtcgaaattaaagaaaaattagcAGAGCATGATATTAAAGTGCAAACTATTGCTGAGGTAGCTCCTATTGAAGTTCAACCGGCAAGAGTTCTTTCTCATCTTTATACATATTTAG GTCGTAATAAAAAACTTGGGCTCTCTGGTAGGAAATCTAGAGATGTGGGCATACTTTCGACGAGCAAATTGTATTCTTTGGGtgataaaatttttgctttCACACCTCAG TTCTTGGATATATCCCAAAATTATATAGCAACAGACTATGAACTGATGATAGATGTATGcaaaagtgaaataaattttttaaaatcgagCTGGCAGAATGTACTAGGAAGACCGCTAACCATAATGGTTAGTAGGAGCATCGACTTAG AGGATGGAAAATTACCATTGGCCATGATaactacaatgaaaaaattaaaatccgGTTACATAAATGGTACCCGTGTAACATTGGGTAATTTAAAAGACTTTCTAAGTACTAGCTGTATAACGAATTTGAGTTTTTTGGGATGCCACGAAGATGGTTTACCGGATA agtTGAATCCTCAAGTTCAACAGTATATGGAAGAGCATTCGGTTAGAAGTTTATCTCACAGATATTCCCTTCTACCAGTTGCAAGAGTTGGTCCTAAGAATAAACATCTGATGAGAAAAATGTCTGTCCGAGGGGCAGTTAAAAAAACTAGATCAATCAATGTCGATT ctGAAACTTTAGGTATGGAAGGAAACGTGAGCTTAGATAGACGTTCGTCGTTGTATTTTCCACAAATATCGATAGATGTCGCTGATTATTCGAAAGAAGATATGAAAAGGACGCCATCTCCAGAGAAGAATCCTAAATTAATGAAGACCGAATCTAGAACGCCAGTTGTTAGCATAACCAGACACAGACATCAATCGGAAACCCAGTATGCTGATACCgag GTGGAGGAGTTGTTCGCAATGTTAAGGGAATCCGATTCCTTAGACGAACAAGGTGACATCCTACAATATTTAGTAGATACCAAAGGTCTCGATTACAATACAGGAATGTTGGAATACGGTCGAGTAGTTACCGTAAAAGATCTATTGAAAGGATTATACGAGAAAGCCTGTCATCAAAAGATGTGGGGTCTCGTCCGACATACGGCCGGTATGTTGGGAAAACGTGTAGAAGATCTTGCTAAAGCCGTTACCGACTTATTAGTTAGACAAAAGCAAATAACCGTTg GTATGCCGCCGAATAACGAACACACTATTACCGCCCCATTACCCGAAAACGATCTGAGACTTTTAATTCACGAGGCTTACGGTGAAGATGACAGTACCGCTATGTTGACACAAGAGTTACTCTCCTATTTGGCCATGTTCATCAGAACGGAACCACAACTGTTTCTGGAAATGCTCAGATTGAGAGTCGGTTTGATTATTCAG GTAATGGCGACAGAACTTTCTCGAACACTAATCTGCGACGGTGACGAAGCATCcgaacatttattaaatttaagtCCGttcgaaatgaaaaatttgttacatCACATTATAAGCGGTAAAGAATTCGCAATAAGTAGCG TTGGCAGAGGTAACTTTTCGATAGTGACGAATAAATCTAGTCGTATAAGTAAG AAAAGTCACATCAGTTTAGGAAACGAAATAGATGATAATAACATCGAACCAGACCGTCAAGGACAGTGGttgagaagaagaagattagACGGAGCCCTAAATAGAGTCCCGACAGATTTTTATTCGAGAGTTTGGTCTGTATTGGAAAAA tgtCAAGGATTGGACATAGCGGGTAAAGTTCTACCACAAACTTTGACTCAAGAAATGACCTCTGGGGAATTAAAATTCGCATTGGCGGTAGAAACTGTATTAAATACAATACCCCAACCCGAATATAGACAATTAATAGTGGAAGCTACGATGGTTTTAACATTGGTATCGGAATATAGTATTGTACCTTCATTAGGTGGTATCATACAAGTGGAATATCTTGTACATATAGCCAACGAATTATTTTTAGATGACCAG ATGAAATGCGAGGGTGACGCTACCCTTTGTTGCGCCAAACCGAAAGAACTACGGGAACTGTCTCAAAGCGGAGGTTTGTTATGCGGTGGAGCTGCATATATCTGTCAACATTTTTACGACAGCGCCCCTAGCGGTTGTTACGGTACTATGACGTACATGACGCGAGCCGTGGCGGTCACATTAGAAGGTTTACCTAAACAAGGAGATTTAGATTGTACGATtagttga
- the LOC130893185 gene encoding probable phosphorylase b kinase regulatory subunit alpha isoform X1, with product MRSRSNSGVRLDYYQRLVHKVIMEHQNPVTGLFPASLENNHAWIRDNVYCILSVWGLSMAYKKIADQDEDRAKTYELEQSCVKLMRGLLMCMMQQKDKVERFKQTQNPLDSLHAKYSSVTGQIVVGDNEWGHLQIDSISLYLLLLAQMTASGLQIIFNLDEVAFIQNLVFYIECAYCTPDYGIWERGDKTNHGLPELNASSIGMAKAALEAMNELDLFGARGGPYSVIHVLADEAQKCQAVLQSMLPRESSSKEIDSGLLSVISFPAFAIDDPSLISHSRQSIIEKLQGRYGFRRFLRDGYRTPKEDPSRLYYEPWELRMFENIECEWPLFFCYMILDNLFRGNKENAESYTKQLEEIMIRTDDGLKLVPELYSVPSEFVNAEYKNPGSQQRIPLGLCPFRWAQSLYIVGKLLQEGFLAPGELDPLNRRLGSEKKPDVVVQVVILAEDFEIKEKLAEHDIKVQTIAEVAPIEVQPARVLSHLYTYLGRNKKLGLSGRKSRDVGILSTSKLYSLGDKIFAFTPQNFDPEEYYTSYDIALLADKVRAHLAFLTMSWRNMLGRPTISVVITKNHLEDGKLPLAMITTMKKLKSGYINGTRVTLGNLKDFLSTSCITNLSFLGCHEDGLPDKLNPQVQQYMEEHSVRSLSHRYSLLPVARVGPKNKHLMRKMSVRGAVKKTRSINVDSETLGMEGNVSLDRRSSLYFPQISIDVADYSKEDMKRTPSPEKNPKLMKTESRTPVVSITRHRHQSETQYADTEVEELFAMLRESDSLDEQGDILQYLVDTKGLDYNTGMLEYGRVVTVKDLLKGLYEKACHQKMWGLVRHTAGMLGKRVEDLAKAVTDLLVRQKQITVGMPPNNEHTITAPLPENDLRLLIHEAYGEDDSTAMLTQELLSYLAMFIRTEPQLFLEMLRLRVGLIIQVMATELSRTLICDGDEASEHLLNLSPFEMKNLLHHIISGKEFAISSVGRGNFSIVTNKSSRISKKSHISLGNEIDDNNIEPDRQGQWLRRRRLDGALNRVPTDFYSRVWSVLEKCQGLDIAGKVLPQTLTQEMTSGELKFALAVETVLNTIPQPEYRQLIVEATMVLTLVSEYSIVPSLGGIIQVEYLVHIANELFLDDQMKCEGDATLCCAKPKELRELSQSGGLLCGGAAYICQHFYDSAPSGCYGTMTYMTRAVAVTLEGLPKQGDLDCTIS from the exons atgagGAGTCGGAGTAATTCGGGAGTCCGTTTGGACTATTATCAACGTCTCGTACATAAAGTTATTATGGAGCATCAAAACCCGGTTACGGGATTATTTCCAGCAAGTTTAGAAAATAATCACGCTTGGATTCGAGACAACGTTTACTGTATACTTTCGGTTTGGGGTCTATCGATGgcgtataaaaaaattgccgATCAAGATGAAGATAGAGCAAAAACCTATGAATTGGAGCAGTCTTGTGTAAAGTTAATGAGAGGTTTATTGATGTGTATGATGCAGCAGAAGGATAAAGTTGAGAGATTTAAACAAACACAAAATCCTTTAGATTCCCTACATGCCAAATATTCATCTGTTACTGGACAAATAGTTGTAG GTGATAATGAATGGGGTCATTTACAAATAGATTCAATTTCCCTCTATCTTCTACTCCTTGCGCAAATGACAGCATCTggtttacaaataatatttaatctaGATGAAGTagcttttatacaaaatttagttttttacaTTGAATGTGCTTATTGTACTCCCGATTATGGCATTTGGGAACGAGGTGATAAGACTAACCATGGCTTACCAGAATTAAATGCCAGCTCAATTGGTATGGCAAAAGCTGCCTTAGAAGCAATGAATGAACTTGATTTATTTGGAGCAAGGGGGGGTCCTTACAGTGTCATTCATGTTTTAGCAGATGAGGCACAAAAATGTCAAGCTGTGTTACAG TCAATGTTACCAAGAGAATCCAGTTCAAAAGAAATTGATAGTGGTTTACTTTCAGTAATTAGCTTTCCAGCTTTTGCTATAGATGATCCCTCATTAATTTCCCATAGTAGACAatctattattgaaaaacttCAAGGACGGTACGGCTTTAGAAGATTTTTAAGAGATGGTTACAGAACTCCCAAAGaa GATCCAAGCAGATTATATTACGAACCATGGGAACTGagaatgtttgaaaatattgaatgtgAATGGCcgctatttttttgttacatgatattagataatttatttagaGGAAACAAAGAAAATGCTGAAAGTTACACAAAACAATTGGAAGag attatGATTCGTACTGATGATGGATTGAAATTAGTCCCAGAACTTTACTCGGTGCCTTCAGAATTTGTGAATGCTGAATATAAAAATCCTGGAAGTCAACAACGGATTCCTTTGGGTCTTTGTCCATTTCGTTGGGCGCAGAGTCTGtatattgttggaaaattattACAGGAG GGTTTTTTGGCTCCCGGTGAACTAGATCCCCTTAATAGACGATTAGGTTCAGAAAAAAAACCGGATGTAGTGGTACAAGTGGTAATTTTAGCAGAAGATTtcgaaattaaagaaaaattagcAGAGCATGATATTAAAGTGCAAACTATTGCTGAGGTAGCTCCTATTGAAGTTCAACCGGCAAGAGTTCTTTCTCATCTTTATACATATTTAG GTCGTAATAAAAAACTTGGGCTCTCTGGTAGGAAATCTAGAGATGTGGGCATACTTTCGACGAGCAAATTGTATTCTTTGGGtgataaaatttttgctttCACACCTCAG AACTTCGATCCAGAAGAATATTATACAAGCTATGACATTGCTCTATTGGCCGATAAAGTTAGAGCTCATTTAGCGTTTTTAACAATGAGCTGGAGGAATATGCTTGGAAGACCTACGATATCAGTAGTGATAACCAAAAATCATTTAG AGGATGGAAAATTACCATTGGCCATGATaactacaatgaaaaaattaaaatccgGTTACATAAATGGTACCCGTGTAACATTGGGTAATTTAAAAGACTTTCTAAGTACTAGCTGTATAACGAATTTGAGTTTTTTGGGATGCCACGAAGATGGTTTACCGGATA agtTGAATCCTCAAGTTCAACAGTATATGGAAGAGCATTCGGTTAGAAGTTTATCTCACAGATATTCCCTTCTACCAGTTGCAAGAGTTGGTCCTAAGAATAAACATCTGATGAGAAAAATGTCTGTCCGAGGGGCAGTTAAAAAAACTAGATCAATCAATGTCGATT ctGAAACTTTAGGTATGGAAGGAAACGTGAGCTTAGATAGACGTTCGTCGTTGTATTTTCCACAAATATCGATAGATGTCGCTGATTATTCGAAAGAAGATATGAAAAGGACGCCATCTCCAGAGAAGAATCCTAAATTAATGAAGACCGAATCTAGAACGCCAGTTGTTAGCATAACCAGACACAGACATCAATCGGAAACCCAGTATGCTGATACCgag GTGGAGGAGTTGTTCGCAATGTTAAGGGAATCCGATTCCTTAGACGAACAAGGTGACATCCTACAATATTTAGTAGATACCAAAGGTCTCGATTACAATACAGGAATGTTGGAATACGGTCGAGTAGTTACCGTAAAAGATCTATTGAAAGGATTATACGAGAAAGCCTGTCATCAAAAGATGTGGGGTCTCGTCCGACATACGGCCGGTATGTTGGGAAAACGTGTAGAAGATCTTGCTAAAGCCGTTACCGACTTATTAGTTAGACAAAAGCAAATAACCGTTg GTATGCCGCCGAATAACGAACACACTATTACCGCCCCATTACCCGAAAACGATCTGAGACTTTTAATTCACGAGGCTTACGGTGAAGATGACAGTACCGCTATGTTGACACAAGAGTTACTCTCCTATTTGGCCATGTTCATCAGAACGGAACCACAACTGTTTCTGGAAATGCTCAGATTGAGAGTCGGTTTGATTATTCAG GTAATGGCGACAGAACTTTCTCGAACACTAATCTGCGACGGTGACGAAGCATCcgaacatttattaaatttaagtCCGttcgaaatgaaaaatttgttacatCACATTATAAGCGGTAAAGAATTCGCAATAAGTAGCG TTGGCAGAGGTAACTTTTCGATAGTGACGAATAAATCTAGTCGTATAAGTAAG AAAAGTCACATCAGTTTAGGAAACGAAATAGATGATAATAACATCGAACCAGACCGTCAAGGACAGTGGttgagaagaagaagattagACGGAGCCCTAAATAGAGTCCCGACAGATTTTTATTCGAGAGTTTGGTCTGTATTGGAAAAA tgtCAAGGATTGGACATAGCGGGTAAAGTTCTACCACAAACTTTGACTCAAGAAATGACCTCTGGGGAATTAAAATTCGCATTGGCGGTAGAAACTGTATTAAATACAATACCCCAACCCGAATATAGACAATTAATAGTGGAAGCTACGATGGTTTTAACATTGGTATCGGAATATAGTATTGTACCTTCATTAGGTGGTATCATACAAGTGGAATATCTTGTACATATAGCCAACGAATTATTTTTAGATGACCAG ATGAAATGCGAGGGTGACGCTACCCTTTGTTGCGCCAAACCGAAAGAACTACGGGAACTGTCTCAAAGCGGAGGTTTGTTATGCGGTGGAGCTGCATATATCTGTCAACATTTTTACGACAGCGCCCCTAGCGGTTGTTACGGTACTATGACGTACATGACGCGAGCCGTGGCGGTCACATTAGAAGGTTTACCTAAACAAGGAGATTTAGATTGTACGATtagttga
- the LOC130893186 gene encoding ADP-ribosylation factor-like protein 1: MGMLFSYFKSLIGTREMRILILGLDGAGKTTILYRLQVGEVVTTIPTIGFNVEQVTYKNLKFQVWDLGGQTSIRPYWRCYYSNTDAIIYVVDSADKERIGISKDELVPMLREEELSDAILVVLANKQDIPGCMSLKEVHQALGLEALKNRTFQIFKTSATKGEGLDMAMEWLANALKNRK, translated from the exons ATGG GTAtgttatttagttatttcaaaAGCCTAATAGGCACACGCGAAATGCGAATTTTAATATTGGGCCTAGACGGTGCAGGCAAGACGACGATATTATATCGATTACAAGTAGGAGAGGTAGTTACAACTATTCCAACGATAGGATTTAACGTTGAACAAGTGACTtataaaaatctcaaatttcaaGTGTGGGATTTAGGAGGTCAAACTAGTATAAG accTTATTGGAGATGCTATTATAGTAATACGGATGCTATTATTTATGTGGTTGATTCAGCTGATAAGGAGAGGATAGGCATATCAAAAGACGAATTAGTTCCGATGTTAAGG GAGGAGGAATTATCAGATGCCATTTTAGTAGTCCTGGCTAACAAACAGGATATACCAGGTTGTATGTCACTAAAAGAAGTACATCAAGCTCTAGGACTTGAAGCTTTAAAAAATAGGactttccaaatatttaaaacatcgGCTACTAAAGGAGAAGGATTGGATATGGCGATGGAATGGCTGGCTAACGCTcttaaaaacaggaaataa